In a single window of the Natronosalvus caseinilyticus genome:
- a CDS encoding pyridoxal-phosphate dependent enzyme has protein sequence MGTPSDLVCPDCGAEYAAGPAEPWRCTCGHGLEFAARPHPEGNPLPLSQLDTTEGLWTFFEFLPIEKHVTFHEGFTPLVDAPEWDAQFKLEYVFPTGSFKDRGATTTLSRAVELGVEKVVEDSSGNAGAAIATYAAKAGLEADIYVPADVKQSKLMAIQRVDARPVRVEGSREDVTAACLDAVERGEGWYASHAWNPAFYAGTMTFAFEIAAQRGWTVPDALVLPIGHGTLFLGAYRGFKLLNDAGIVESMPRLLGAQAAGYAPIVAALGGDTTGEDGERTDIADGIQIAEPARGTQILEAIEATDGDAIALGSNVLETTLDRLHRNGYYVEPTCAAAPAALRRYREAGVLDDDDDVVVPLTGSGLKTM, from the coding sequence GTGGGTACACCAAGCGACCTCGTCTGTCCCGACTGCGGGGCCGAGTACGCCGCCGGCCCGGCCGAGCCCTGGCGCTGTACCTGCGGGCACGGCCTCGAGTTCGCGGCTCGCCCCCACCCCGAGGGGAACCCGCTCCCGCTCTCCCAGCTCGACACCACCGAGGGGCTGTGGACGTTCTTCGAGTTCCTCCCCATCGAGAAGCACGTGACGTTCCACGAGGGGTTCACTCCGCTCGTCGACGCTCCCGAGTGGGACGCCCAGTTCAAACTCGAGTACGTCTTCCCCACGGGCTCGTTCAAGGATCGCGGCGCGACGACGACCCTCTCACGGGCGGTCGAACTCGGCGTCGAGAAGGTCGTCGAGGACTCCTCGGGCAACGCCGGAGCGGCCATCGCGACCTACGCGGCGAAAGCCGGCCTCGAGGCCGACATCTACGTTCCAGCGGACGTCAAGCAGTCGAAGCTGATGGCGATCCAGCGCGTCGACGCACGCCCCGTCCGCGTCGAAGGGAGTCGCGAGGACGTCACGGCGGCCTGTCTCGACGCCGTCGAGCGCGGCGAGGGGTGGTACGCCTCCCACGCTTGGAACCCAGCGTTCTACGCGGGGACGATGACGTTCGCGTTCGAAATCGCCGCCCAGCGCGGGTGGACCGTCCCGGACGCGCTCGTGCTCCCGATCGGCCACGGAACGCTCTTCCTGGGCGCCTACCGGGGGTTCAAGTTACTCAACGACGCCGGGATCGTCGAGTCGATGCCTCGCCTGCTCGGGGCCCAGGCGGCGGGCTACGCACCTATCGTCGCCGCCCTCGGCGGCGACACCACTGGCGAGGACGGGGAACGAACCGACATCGCCGACGGCATCCAGATCGCCGAACCCGCCCGCGGCACCCAGATCCTCGAGGCCATCGAGGCGACCGACGGCGACGCCATCGCGCTTGGGAGCAACGTCCTCGAGACGACCCTGGATCGGCTCCACCGGAACGGCTACTACGTCGAGCCGACGTGCGCGGCGGCCCCGGCGGCCCTCCGTCGGTACCGCGAGGCGGGCGTCCTGGACGACGACGATGACGTAGTCGTCCCGCTCACAGGAAGTGGGCTGAAGACGATGTAG
- a CDS encoding HalOD1 output domain-containing protein gives MGNHYWPVDGESPTLAVVQAVAAAAGRQPEDLEPLYDFVDGDALNEVLEGGDDVRVRFEFAGFDVDVTPEEVCLTERV, from the coding sequence ATGGGGAACCACTACTGGCCGGTCGATGGGGAATCGCCGACGCTCGCGGTCGTACAGGCTGTCGCAGCCGCTGCGGGCCGTCAGCCGGAGGACCTCGAGCCGCTGTACGACTTCGTCGACGGTGATGCCCTGAACGAGGTTCTCGAGGGTGGTGACGACGTTCGCGTCCGCTTCGAGTTCGCGGGTTTCGACGTCGACGTGACGCCAGAGGAGGTGTGCCTGACCGAGCGGGTGTAG
- a CDS encoding CTP synthase encodes MPTEPDTQYDSSLGSKFIFVTGGVMSGLGKGITAASTGRLLKNAGFDVTAVKIDPYLNVDAGTMNPYQHGEVYVLKDGGEVDLDLGNYERFLGVDMHSDHNVTTGKTYKHVIEKERAGDYLGKTVQIIPHITDDIKRRIREAAEGSDVCLVEVGGTVGDIEGMPYLEALRQFAHEEPEENVLFVHVTLVPYSKNGEQKTKPTQHSVKEVRSIGLQPDVIVGRSDDKLEPSTKEKIALFCDIPTEAVFSNPDVEDVYHVPLVVEEEGLDEYVLEHFDLADEALPPGERTREWREVVTTEKTESVDIALVGKYDLEDAYMSIHESLKHAGFEIGAEVNVEWVFADDLADGHDGQLEGVDGVVVPGGFGMRGTEGKIEAIRYAREHDVPFLGLCLGFQMAVVEYARHVLDLESAHSTEMDAETPHPVIDILPEQYEVENMGGTMRLGEHTTVIEPETLAYELYQDTSCQERHRHRYEVNPEYFEAFADEPLTFSGTAGNRMEILELEDHPFFLGTQYHPEYSSRPGDPSPPFVGLVESVLEAARADGEARTDDANRTDDADETEVTH; translated from the coding sequence ATGCCGACGGAACCGGACACCCAATACGACTCCTCGCTGGGGAGCAAATTCATTTTCGTCACCGGCGGGGTGATGTCAGGCCTCGGGAAGGGAATCACGGCCGCGAGCACCGGCCGGCTTCTGAAGAACGCGGGCTTCGACGTCACCGCCGTCAAGATCGACCCGTACCTGAACGTCGACGCCGGGACGATGAACCCCTACCAGCACGGAGAGGTGTACGTCCTCAAAGACGGCGGCGAGGTCGACCTCGACCTCGGGAACTACGAGCGCTTCCTCGGGGTCGACATGCACTCCGATCACAACGTCACCACGGGCAAGACCTACAAGCACGTGATCGAGAAGGAGCGCGCGGGCGACTACCTGGGCAAGACCGTCCAGATCATCCCCCACATCACCGACGACATCAAGCGCCGCATTCGGGAGGCCGCCGAGGGATCGGACGTCTGTCTCGTCGAAGTCGGCGGCACGGTCGGCGACATCGAGGGAATGCCCTACCTCGAGGCCTTACGCCAGTTCGCCCACGAGGAACCCGAGGAGAACGTGCTGTTCGTCCACGTGACCCTGGTTCCGTACTCGAAAAACGGCGAGCAGAAGACCAAGCCGACCCAGCACTCGGTCAAGGAGGTTCGGTCGATCGGCCTCCAGCCAGACGTGATCGTCGGCCGCTCGGACGACAAACTCGAGCCCAGTACCAAAGAGAAGATCGCCCTCTTCTGTGACATCCCGACCGAGGCCGTCTTCTCGAACCCCGACGTCGAGGACGTCTATCACGTCCCGCTGGTTGTCGAGGAAGAAGGGTTGGACGAGTACGTCCTCGAGCACTTCGACCTCGCCGACGAGGCGCTCCCGCCAGGCGAGCGCACTCGCGAGTGGCGCGAGGTCGTCACCACCGAAAAGACCGAGTCAGTCGACATCGCGCTGGTCGGCAAGTACGACCTCGAGGACGCCTACATGTCGATCCACGAGTCGCTGAAACACGCCGGGTTCGAAATCGGCGCCGAGGTTAACGTCGAGTGGGTGTTCGCCGACGACCTCGCTGACGGCCACGACGGCCAGCTCGAGGGCGTCGACGGCGTCGTCGTCCCCGGCGGGTTCGGGATGCGTGGCACCGAGGGCAAGATCGAGGCGATCCGCTACGCCCGCGAGCACGACGTGCCCTTCCTCGGGCTCTGTCTGGGCTTCCAGATGGCCGTCGTCGAGTACGCCCGCCACGTCCTCGACCTCGAGAGTGCACACTCGACGGAGATGGACGCGGAGACGCCCCACCCCGTCATCGACATCCTGCCCGAGCAGTACGAGGTCGAGAACATGGGCGGGACGATGCGTCTGGGCGAACACACGACCGTCATCGAGCCCGAGACGCTCGCCTACGAGCTCTACCAGGACACCTCGTGTCAGGAGCGCCACCGCCATCGCTACGAGGTCAACCCCGAGTACTTCGAGGCGTTCGCGGACGAGCCGCTGACGTTTTCCGGAACGGCAGGGAACCGAATGGAGATCCTCGAACTCGAGGACCACCCGTTCTTCCTGGGCACGCAGTACCACCCCGAGTACAGTTCCCGACCGGGCGACCCGAGTCCGCCGTTCGTGGGGCTGGTCGAGAGCGTACTCGAGGCGGCTCGAGCCGACGGTGAGGCCCGAACAGATGACGCGAATCGGACGGACGACGCGGACGAAACCGAGGTGACCCACTGA
- the guaA gene encoding glutamine-hydrolyzing GMP synthase, which translates to MVDTDTFVPEAVAEIEDEIGDSNAVIALSGGVDSSVAAALAYEAIGDRLTPVYVDTGLMRKGETDQIRETFSFMESLEVVDAKDRFLEALTGVTDPEEKRKIIGEQFIREFEREAREADADYLVQGTIYPDRIESEGGIKSHHNVGGLPEVVDFDGIVEPVRDLYKDEVREVARHLGLDELVAERMPFPGPGLAVRVIGEVTEEKLEVARDACHVVEKELEEYDPWQALAAVIGKATGVKGDNRVHGWVVSVRSVESRDGMTARAQELDWETLQRIQSRITGQNENVARVVYDVTHKPPATIEYE; encoded by the coding sequence ATGGTCGACACCGACACCTTCGTTCCCGAAGCAGTCGCAGAGATCGAGGACGAAATCGGCGACTCGAACGCCGTCATCGCCCTCTCGGGTGGCGTCGACTCCTCGGTGGCCGCCGCGCTGGCCTACGAGGCCATCGGCGACCGACTCACGCCGGTCTACGTCGACACCGGCCTGATGCGCAAGGGCGAGACCGACCAGATCCGCGAGACCTTCTCGTTCATGGAGAGTCTCGAGGTCGTCGACGCGAAAGACCGGTTCCTCGAGGCACTCACCGGCGTCACCGATCCGGAGGAGAAGCGCAAAATTATCGGCGAGCAGTTCATCCGCGAGTTCGAGCGCGAGGCCCGCGAGGCCGACGCCGACTACCTCGTCCAGGGGACGATCTACCCCGACCGCATCGAGAGCGAGGGCGGGATCAAGTCCCACCACAACGTCGGCGGCCTCCCCGAAGTCGTCGACTTCGACGGCATCGTCGAACCCGTTCGCGACCTCTACAAGGACGAGGTTCGTGAAGTCGCCCGCCACCTCGGCCTCGACGAACTGGTGGCCGAGCGGATGCCCTTCCCCGGCCCCGGACTCGCCGTGCGCGTCATCGGCGAGGTCACCGAGGAGAAACTCGAGGTCGCCCGCGACGCCTGTCACGTCGTCGAGAAGGAACTCGAGGAGTACGACCCCTGGCAGGCGCTCGCCGCGGTCATCGGCAAGGCGACGGGCGTCAAGGGCGACAACCGCGTCCACGGCTGGGTGGTTTCCGTGCGATCGGTCGAGTCCCGCGACGGCATGACCGCCCGTGCCCAGGAACTCGACTGGGAGACCCTCCAGCGCATCCAGTCGCGGATCACCGGGCAAAACGAGAACGTCGCGCGCGTCGTCTACGACGTAACGCACAAGCCGCCGGCGACGATCGAGTACGAGTAG
- a CDS encoding DUF7344 domain-containing protein, with protein MTFRVPTKSANPSDHGSTAATHPGAGNRDTLARTEVARVLSSDRRRTLLEHLLDAGTALDVHTLIGWLADDEHEPTVETTIHQLRQRVHVSLRRTHLPLLEEYGLLVYNQTEELVVPTWRLDLYESVLEAEDRS; from the coding sequence ATGACGTTCCGCGTTCCGACCAAATCGGCGAACCCGAGTGATCACGGCTCGACCGCCGCTACGCACCCCGGCGCCGGCAATCGCGACACGCTCGCTCGCACCGAAGTCGCTCGCGTGCTGTCGTCGGACCGTCGCCGGACGCTTCTCGAGCACCTGCTCGATGCGGGAACGGCACTCGACGTCCACACGCTGATCGGCTGGCTCGCCGACGACGAACACGAGCCGACGGTCGAGACGACGATTCACCAGCTCCGCCAGCGCGTCCACGTCTCACTGCGCCGGACGCACCTCCCGTTGCTCGAGGAGTACGGACTCCTCGTCTACAATCAAACGGAGGAACTCGTCGTCCCGACGTGGCGCCTCGACCTGTACGAATCGGTGCTCGAGGCGGAGGATCGTTCGTAG
- a CDS encoding DUF7473 family protein has protein sequence MHAQPFLAQVPGGIDPAGGGPLAYLGTFLLATVFYGVTLHIAARYVLGTVPVKRAFTIGPVLALVSVILQRWGPLVVVPFMVAVAYTAILIVYDLDYKLAALVAVAYYTVAVIVGFTILNLWLLLGTAPT, from the coding sequence ATGCACGCTCAACCGTTTCTCGCCCAGGTCCCCGGCGGGATCGATCCGGCCGGAGGTGGCCCCCTGGCGTATCTCGGGACCTTCCTGCTGGCGACGGTCTTCTACGGCGTCACGCTCCACATCGCCGCCCGATACGTGCTCGGGACGGTCCCGGTCAAACGCGCGTTCACCATTGGGCCAGTACTGGCGCTCGTCTCGGTCATCCTCCAGCGGTGGGGCCCGCTGGTGGTCGTTCCGTTCATGGTCGCCGTCGCCTACACCGCGATCCTGATCGTCTACGACCTGGACTACAAACTCGCGGCGCTGGTCGCGGTGGCGTACTACACCGTCGCCGTCATCGTCGGGTTCACGATCTTGAACCTCTGGTTGTTACTCGGGACGGCGCCCACCTGA
- a CDS encoding TATA-box-binding protein translates to MTDPKDTINIENVVASTGIGQELDLQSVAMDLEGADYDPEQFPGLVYRTQNPKSAALIFRSGKIVCTGAKSTDDVHESLRIVFDKLRELQIQVNEDPEIVVQNIVTSADLGRNLNLNAIAIGLGLENIEYEPEQFPGLVYRLDEPEVVALLFGSGKLVITGGKKPADAEHAVDKIVSRLEDLGLLE, encoded by the coding sequence ATGACGGATCCGAAGGACACCATCAACATCGAAAACGTGGTGGCGTCGACCGGCATCGGGCAAGAACTCGACCTCCAGAGTGTCGCGATGGACCTCGAGGGGGCCGACTACGACCCCGAGCAGTTTCCCGGTCTCGTCTACCGAACCCAGAATCCGAAATCCGCCGCGCTGATCTTCCGCTCGGGGAAAATCGTCTGTACCGGCGCGAAGAGCACCGACGACGTCCACGAGAGTCTGCGGATCGTCTTCGACAAACTTCGCGAACTCCAGATTCAGGTGAACGAGGATCCGGAAATCGTCGTCCAGAACATCGTCACCTCGGCTGACCTCGGCCGCAATCTCAATCTCAACGCGATCGCTATCGGTCTCGGCCTCGAGAACATCGAGTACGAACCCGAGCAGTTCCCCGGCCTGGTCTACCGCCTCGACGAACCGGAAGTGGTGGCGCTGCTGTTCGGTTCGGGCAAACTCGTCATCACCGGCGGGAAGAAACCGGCCGACGCGGAACACGCCGTCGACAAGATCGTCTCCCGCCTCGAGGACCTCGGCCTGCTCGAGTAG
- a CDS encoding methyltransferase domain-containing protein — protein MYLLEYGGEDDAFAAVESRHAATGVTRIAPGLAVANALVPERVRGLAYTRAASDLVGRTDASTASARALLEAASIDREGTVAVRATDVHGSSGVSTTDAERELGSVLVDRGFDVDLEHPDHVLRAVFSEGRLESDADADANADDGRGELLESVATVETEERVGESGERIDEARGRNDETGERVDESGERVSVCALGWLAAESVRDFGSRAPTDKPFFQPGSMDPLLARAVANLAGAEPGRTILDPMCGTGGVLVEAGLVGANVVGTDAQAKMVAGARTNLAHFLDDEDPSPTGVSRGSWHVARGDGTRLPLQDGAVDAVVFDAPYGRQSKIETHRLADLVSGALAESRRVADRAVVVADRSWAREARDAGWTLEAAFERRVHRSLTRYVLVLS, from the coding sequence GTGTATCTCCTCGAGTACGGCGGCGAAGACGACGCGTTCGCGGCGGTCGAGAGCCGTCACGCCGCCACCGGCGTCACCCGGATCGCACCGGGACTGGCCGTCGCGAACGCCCTCGTCCCCGAGCGCGTCCGTGGGCTGGCCTACACCCGCGCGGCGAGCGACCTCGTGGGACGGACCGACGCCTCGACCGCGAGCGCACGGGCTCTGCTCGAGGCGGCCTCGATCGATCGAGAAGGGACGGTCGCCGTCCGCGCGACGGATGTCCACGGCTCGAGCGGCGTCTCCACGACGGACGCGGAACGCGAACTCGGGAGCGTCCTCGTCGACCGCGGGTTCGACGTCGACCTCGAGCATCCCGATCACGTCCTCCGCGCGGTCTTCTCTGAGGGGCGTCTCGAGTCCGACGCCGACGCGGACGCCAACGCCGACGACGGCCGCGGTGAGTTGCTCGAGTCGGTCGCGACCGTCGAAACCGAAGAGCGAGTCGGTGAGTCCGGAGAACGAATCGACGAAGCCAGGGGGCGAAACGACGAAACCGGGGAACGAGTCGACGAATCCGGGGAACGGGTGTCGGTCTGTGCTCTCGGCTGGCTCGCCGCCGAGAGCGTCCGCGACTTCGGGTCGCGGGCGCCAACCGACAAGCCGTTCTTCCAGCCCGGAAGCATGGACCCGCTCCTGGCACGGGCGGTCGCCAACCTCGCCGGCGCAGAACCCGGGCGAACGATCCTCGACCCGATGTGTGGAACCGGCGGCGTCCTCGTCGAAGCGGGACTGGTCGGGGCGAACGTCGTCGGCACGGACGCCCAGGCGAAGATGGTCGCCGGTGCGCGGACGAACCTCGCGCACTTCCTCGACGACGAGGACCCGTCGCCGACCGGCGTCTCACGCGGGTCGTGGCACGTCGCCCGCGGCGACGGAACCCGGCTCCCGCTCCAGGACGGTGCCGTCGACGCCGTCGTCTTCGATGCCCCCTACGGCCGCCAGTCGAAGATCGAGACCCACCGGCTGGCGGATCTGGTCTCGGGCGCGCTCGCGGAATCCCGCCGGGTGGCCGACCGGGCCGTCGTGGTCGCCGATCGGTCGTGGGCGAGGGAGGCTCGAGACGCGGGCTGGACGCTCGAGGCGGCCTTCGAACGCCGGGTCCACCGATCGCTGACGCGGTACGTGCTGGTTCTCTCCTGA
- a CDS encoding MFS transporter, translating to MARARLFGSLCGLVFLINLARIVFAPLLNVFIAEFGIGEATAGLIVTLVWVGSAFPRLPTGWVLTKVPRQHVVLASGVVLATSSAIAATATSIAHLMGGAFLMGIASGVYFVSANPLLSELYPDRVGRVMGIHGAANQVAAVIAAPFVALTLFVDWRLSLWAIAVGGAVVTAYTWLTARRTEMPDAGRSDRAFVAGALSEWRLIVTALAIAGVAVFIWQGVFNFYELYMQSKGLSDRAAGMMLTVVFAAGVPAFFFGGDLADRLPQIPYLLGIVGVFAATLLALTLVEGLISLVALTIVIGFVIHALFPAVDTYLLDTLPDSTRGSAYAVFSSVWMLSQSLGSYVLGVFVEGNYTYDEVFAVAALFLGATVVALVVLERVGKLPS from the coding sequence GTGGCCCGCGCTCGTCTCTTCGGCTCCCTCTGTGGACTGGTCTTTCTCATCAATCTCGCCAGAATCGTCTTCGCACCGCTGCTGAACGTGTTTATCGCCGAGTTCGGGATCGGCGAGGCGACCGCGGGCCTCATCGTCACCCTCGTGTGGGTCGGCAGCGCGTTCCCTCGCCTGCCGACCGGGTGGGTGCTCACGAAAGTCCCGAGACAGCACGTCGTGCTCGCCTCGGGCGTTGTTCTCGCGACTTCGTCCGCGATCGCTGCGACCGCCACCTCGATCGCCCACCTCATGGGCGGCGCCTTCCTCATGGGGATCGCGTCGGGCGTGTACTTCGTCTCGGCGAACCCGCTCTTGAGCGAGCTGTACCCCGACCGCGTCGGGCGCGTCATGGGAATCCACGGGGCGGCGAATCAGGTCGCCGCGGTGATCGCCGCCCCGTTCGTCGCGCTCACGCTCTTCGTCGACTGGCGCCTGTCGCTGTGGGCGATCGCCGTCGGCGGGGCCGTGGTCACGGCCTACACGTGGCTCACCGCGAGGCGAACCGAGATGCCGGACGCGGGGCGGTCGGATCGGGCCTTCGTCGCCGGCGCACTCTCGGAGTGGCGCCTCATCGTGACCGCGCTGGCGATCGCGGGCGTCGCCGTGTTCATCTGGCAGGGCGTGTTCAACTTCTACGAACTGTACATGCAGTCGAAGGGGCTCTCTGACCGGGCAGCCGGGATGATGCTCACCGTCGTCTTCGCCGCCGGCGTTCCCGCGTTCTTCTTCGGCGGCGACCTGGCCGACCGTCTCCCGCAGATTCCGTACCTGCTCGGGATCGTCGGCGTGTTCGCCGCGACCCTCCTCGCGCTGACGCTCGTCGAGGGGCTGATCTCACTGGTCGCGCTCACCATCGTCATCGGGTTCGTGATCCACGCGCTGTTTCCGGCCGTCGACACGTACCTGCTCGATACGCTCCCGGATTCGACTCGAGGGAGCGCCTACGCCGTGTTCAGTTCCGTCTGGATGCTCTCCCAGTCGCTCGGCTCGTACGTCCTCGGCGTCTTCGTCGAGGGGAACTACACCTACGACGAGGTGTTCGCCGTCGCCGCGCTGTTTCTCGGTGCGACGGTCGTCGCCCTCGTCGTCCTCGAGCGGGTCGGAAAACTCCCGAGCTAG
- a CDS encoding PAS domain-containing protein: protein MTLRTVPMIDRVRDAFFALDTDFRFTYLNERAEALLERSREDLVGRVMWDEFPETVETQFPDGFYQAMDEQVPVSFEVYHTPLETWFETRAWPAENGLSVSMRDITERKERETKLARNTAVVEAIQDGVVTLDDNNRVLSINATVERAFDVDARVLRGEHVETLLDLAAVDADDAVRVGRALSDVDVGNTAQRTLELAYTDATGAGRVAEVSVVSVDHGSANLACIARDVTDQREYERVVTSLHEVTRWLLQSSDPEEICAIAVHAGSDLLDLPISGVWLLDDEYGYLDPVAGTAGAHDEFGGLPRFHPGEGLVWDVFEAGETRHIENLQEVEGLYNPDTPIRSEIIAPIGAHGILMTGSKRVAKFESTDVELLSTLAENTRAALDRAIREQVLEDRTTQLEHQTERLESVANVLSSDLKRHLEAVATALEEEPNRPGEWEFPLAEDAVSTTLDRTERLVDDIREFARNATAVGPRTRIDLTSAIEHAVEDSRLERPAVVVDADATLRADRERFDHFLQTIFDDAAARADGSVTIQVGLLGFDDPRSSERGFFLMDDAAEIPPIDHDRVIDPESRGEDADEERGLGLALARAIADAHDWSLTVTNGQHGGTRIEVSDVTTLERHP from the coding sequence GTGACGCTCCGCACCGTTCCCATGATCGACCGCGTCCGCGACGCCTTCTTCGCCCTCGACACCGACTTTCGGTTCACCTACCTCAACGAACGCGCCGAGGCGCTCCTCGAGCGCTCCCGGGAGGACCTCGTCGGGCGGGTCATGTGGGACGAGTTCCCCGAGACGGTCGAGACCCAGTTCCCCGACGGCTTCTACCAGGCGATGGACGAACAGGTGCCAGTCTCCTTCGAGGTGTACCACACCCCGCTCGAGACCTGGTTCGAGACCCGTGCCTGGCCTGCCGAGAACGGCCTCTCGGTGTCTATGCGCGATATCACCGAACGAAAGGAGCGGGAGACGAAACTCGCCCGGAACACGGCCGTCGTCGAGGCGATCCAGGACGGGGTGGTCACCCTCGACGACAACAACCGGGTCCTCTCGATCAACGCCACAGTCGAGCGCGCCTTCGACGTCGACGCGAGGGTGCTGCGGGGCGAACACGTCGAAACCCTCCTTGACCTCGCCGCCGTGGACGCCGACGACGCCGTCCGCGTCGGCCGCGCGCTCAGCGACGTCGACGTCGGCAACACGGCCCAGCGGACGCTCGAGTTGGCCTACACCGACGCGACGGGCGCCGGTCGGGTCGCCGAGGTCAGTGTCGTGTCGGTTGACCACGGCTCGGCCAACCTCGCGTGTATCGCCCGCGACGTCACCGACCAGCGCGAGTACGAGCGGGTCGTGACCTCGCTGCACGAGGTCACGCGCTGGCTCTTGCAGTCGAGCGACCCCGAGGAGATCTGTGCGATCGCCGTCCACGCCGGGAGCGACCTCCTGGACCTCCCGATCAGCGGCGTCTGGTTGCTCGACGACGAGTACGGCTACCTCGACCCCGTCGCCGGCACCGCGGGCGCACACGACGAGTTCGGCGGGCTCCCCCGATTCCACCCCGGTGAGGGCCTCGTCTGGGACGTCTTCGAGGCCGGTGAGACCAGACACATCGAGAACCTGCAGGAGGTCGAGGGGCTCTACAACCCCGACACGCCAATCCGTTCCGAGATCATCGCCCCCATCGGCGCCCACGGCATCCTGATGACGGGCTCGAAGCGGGTCGCGAAATTCGAGAGCACCGACGTCGAGTTGCTCTCGACGCTCGCCGAGAACACTCGCGCGGCGCTCGACCGGGCGATCCGCGAACAGGTGCTCGAGGATCGGACGACCCAGCTCGAACACCAGACCGAACGCTTAGAGAGCGTGGCGAACGTGCTCTCGAGCGACCTCAAGCGCCACCTCGAGGCCGTCGCGACGGCACTCGAGGAGGAACCCAACCGGCCCGGCGAGTGGGAGTTTCCGCTCGCCGAAGACGCCGTCTCGACGACGCTCGACCGCACGGAACGCCTCGTCGACGACATCCGGGAGTTCGCCCGAAACGCGACGGCGGTCGGCCCCCGGACGCGGATCGACCTCACGTCGGCCATCGAACATGCAGTCGAGGACTCCCGCCTCGAGCGCCCCGCCGTAGTCGTCGATGCCGACGCGACCCTCCGGGCCGATCGGGAGCGATTCGATCACTTCCTCCAGACGATCTTCGACGACGCGGCTGCCCGCGCCGACGGATCGGTCACGATCCAGGTTGGACTGCTCGGCTTCGACGATCCTCGCTCGAGCGAACGCGGCTTCTTCCTCATGGACGACGCCGCCGAGATTCCGCCGATCGATCACGACCGGGTGATCGACCCGGAGTCGCGCGGCGAGGACGCCGACGAGGAGCGCGGCCTCGGTCTCGCGCTCGCCCGGGCGATCGCCGACGCCCACGACTGGTCGCTGACGGTGACCAACGGACAGCACGGCGGGACGCGAATCGAGGTGTCCGACGTGACGACGCTCGAGCGTCACCCGTAG
- a CDS encoding Lrp/AsnC family transcriptional regulator — protein sequence MTEYELDDVDRRLLNLLQENARSKAIGLAEELGVSDNTVHNRMERLEEAGIITGYTTSVDYDRTGLRLYFHFSCTARISERSDVAEKALALPQITEVTELMTGQENLHIKAVGTENEDITYVAEQLDDLALEINDENLIRTEHAAPLDYVTVKELLPVER from the coding sequence GTGACCGAGTACGAACTCGACGACGTAGACAGGCGGTTGCTCAATCTGCTTCAGGAGAACGCTCGGTCCAAGGCGATCGGCCTGGCCGAAGAACTCGGGGTCTCCGACAACACCGTTCACAATCGGATGGAACGGCTGGAGGAAGCCGGCATCATTACCGGTTACACGACGAGCGTCGACTACGACCGGACGGGGCTCCGTCTCTACTTTCACTTCAGCTGTACGGCCCGCATCAGCGAGCGCTCCGACGTAGCCGAGAAGGCGTTGGCACTCCCCCAGATCACCGAAGTGACCGAACTGATGACCGGCCAGGAGAACCTCCACATCAAGGCGGTCGGGACCGAAAACGAGGATATCACCTACGTAGCCGAACAACTCGACGACCTCGCGCTCGAGATCAACGACGAGAATCTCATTCGGACCGAACACGCCGCCCCCCTCGACTACGTGACGGTGAAAGAACTGCTTCCGGTCGAACGGTGA
- a CDS encoding DUF7576 family protein gives MSNDRPDFWNYCAQCGTEYSTADAPPIVDVVTDAGEHSPISFCSDECKGSWTSD, from the coding sequence ATGAGTAACGACAGACCGGATTTCTGGAACTATTGCGCCCAGTGCGGGACCGAATACAGCACCGCCGACGCTCCACCGATCGTTGACGTGGTCACCGACGCCGGCGAACACTCTCCGATATCGTTCTGTAGCGACGAGTGCAAAGGGTCGTGGACCAGCGACTAG